Proteins encoded together in one Thermoanaerobaculia bacterium window:
- the tsaA gene encoding tRNA (N6-threonylcarbamoyladenosine(37)-N6)-methyltransferase TrmO gives MRSMRSIGFVRGPYRDTSEIPKGPGARHEAEGVLEIDRDLEAGLTDVEGFSHLYVIWVFDRSESVELLGTPPTDDRPHGVFATRSPYRPNPIGLTVVQLLRRDGNRLHVKGIDMLDGTPILDIKPYLSSIPPEKLKRGWMEEAERRRARGPSRP, from the coding sequence ATGCGTTCGATGCGCTCGATCGGCTTCGTCCGCGGACCGTACCGCGACACGTCCGAGATCCCGAAGGGACCGGGCGCCAGGCACGAGGCCGAGGGCGTGCTCGAGATCGACCGGGACCTCGAGGCGGGTCTCACCGACGTCGAAGGCTTCTCGCATCTCTATGTGATCTGGGTCTTCGACCGGTCGGAAAGCGTCGAGCTCCTCGGAACGCCGCCGACCGACGACCGTCCGCACGGGGTTTTCGCGACGCGCTCGCCATACCGGCCCAACCCGATCGGCCTGACCGTCGTTCAACTCCTCCGCCGCGACGGCAACCGGCTTCACGTGAAAGGGATCGACATGCTCGATGGCACGCCGATCCTCGACATCAAGCCGTACCTTTCGAGCATCCCCCCGGAGAAGTTGAAGCGCGGCTGGATGGAAGAGGCCGAGCGGCGGCGGGCGCGCGGTCCGTCCCGCCCCTGA
- a CDS encoding phytanoyl-CoA dioxygenase family protein, producing MGLTPEEVRSFRERGHLAPVPVLSPSEAAAARAELETLLGATGGMAAPAARHKPHLYAKWVSDLVRHPRVLDPVESLIGREVLVWRSVFFVKAGRTPGFVAWHQDSSYWGLAPEDGVVTAWIALTESTVENGCLRVVDGSHRGPDVPHAIRFGGDNLLVRGQSAAVDIPEDRVRHVELAPGEMSLHHVRLLHGSGPNASANLRVGLAVRYIATGVSRRGRRQSATLVRGEDRFGHFDLEAAPRFDGDPAALAWHRRSRRRYAAELLRESLRKPTRANLRSAARLAAHPARLFRAVRSLWHSEPAGASPGGKKGD from the coding sequence ATGGGCCTCACGCCCGAGGAAGTCCGGTCCTTTCGCGAGCGCGGTCATCTCGCCCCCGTTCCGGTGCTGTCGCCCTCCGAAGCCGCGGCGGCCCGGGCCGAGCTCGAAACGCTCCTCGGAGCGACGGGAGGGATGGCCGCCCCGGCGGCGCGCCACAAGCCGCACCTCTACGCGAAGTGGGTCAGCGACCTGGTTCGACATCCCCGGGTGCTCGATCCCGTCGAGTCCCTCATCGGACGCGAGGTTCTCGTCTGGCGTTCCGTGTTCTTCGTCAAGGCCGGCCGCACGCCGGGTTTCGTGGCCTGGCACCAGGATTCCTCCTACTGGGGCCTCGCTCCGGAGGACGGCGTCGTCACGGCCTGGATCGCCTTGACCGAGAGCACGGTCGAGAACGGTTGCCTGCGCGTCGTCGACGGCTCCCACCGGGGACCCGACGTGCCCCACGCGATCCGGTTCGGCGGAGACAACCTGCTCGTTCGCGGCCAGTCCGCGGCGGTGGACATTCCCGAAGACCGGGTGCGGCACGTCGAGCTCGCCCCCGGGGAGATGTCGCTGCATCACGTTCGGCTCCTGCACGGATCGGGTCCGAACGCGTCGGCGAACCTTCGCGTCGGCCTCGCGGTCCGCTACATCGCGACGGGCGTATCCCGCCGGGGACGGCGACAGTCGGCGACCCTCGTCCGCGGCGAGGACAGGTTCGGTCACTTCGATCTCGAGGCGGCGCCGCGCTTCGACGGAGACCCGGCGGCTCTCGCATGGCATCGAAGATCCCGGCGCCGCTATGCGGCGGAGCTTCTCCGGGAATCCCTGCGGAAGCCGACCCGGGCGAATCTCCGAAGCGCGGCGCGGCTCGCCGCGCATCCGGCCCGCCTCTTCCGAGCCGTCCGGTCGCTCTGGCATTCCGAGCCCGCCGGGGCCTCGCCGGGAGGGAAGAAGGGGGATTGA
- a CDS encoding nuclear transport factor 2 family protein, with protein MRIGSLIPFAAFALAAAVPGRSSGSTPEEDAKAVAALDTEYQAAVERNDADTMARILADDMVLVIGKGAVYTKADLLKSARDRDAIYEKQVEIDGSQKVRVWGHTAVVTAKLWLKGKQGGQSFDRKLWFSDTYVRTKDGWKYVFGQSSIALPQEP; from the coding sequence ATGCGAATCGGTTCCTTGATTCCCTTCGCGGCGTTCGCCCTCGCCGCCGCGGTCCCGGGCCGGTCGAGCGGTTCGACGCCCGAGGAGGACGCGAAGGCCGTCGCCGCGCTCGACACCGAATACCAGGCCGCCGTCGAGCGAAACGACGCCGACACGATGGCCCGGATACTCGCCGACGACATGGTGCTCGTCATCGGAAAGGGCGCCGTGTACACGAAGGCGGACCTGCTGAAGTCCGCGCGCGACAGGGACGCGATCTACGAGAAGCAGGTCGAGATCGACGGCTCGCAGAAGGTCCGCGTGTGGGGCCACACGGCCGTCGTCACGGCGAAGCTCTGGCTCAAGGGAAAGCAGGGCGGCCAGTCGTTCGACCGCAAGCTCTGGTTCTCGGACACGTACGTGCGGACGAAGGACGGCTGGAAGTACGTGTTCGGCCAGTCGTCGATCGCGCTGCCGCAGGAGCCCTGA